The nucleotide sequence GCTGAACTGCTGGCCCAAGTGGCTGCGCTGCCGCCGCTGCCCGGTGTTTATCGCTATTTCGACGCTGCAGGCACTTTGCTCTACGTGGGCAAGGCCATCAACCTCAAGCGCCGCGTCTCCAGCTATTTTCAGAAAGACCATGGCGGCACGCGCATAGGCCACATGGTCAGCAAGATTGTGCGTCTGGAGACTACGGTGGTGCGCTCCGAGGCGGAGGCGCTGCTGCTGGAAAACAACCTCATCAAGACGCTGCACCCCAAGTACAACATCTTGTTCAGGGATGACAAAAGCTACCCCTATCTGAAGATTACCGGAGTGGCCCACAGGGATGGCAAGGAGGGCGAGCCTGCGTTCCAAGAGTTCCCGCGCATTGCCTACTACCGTGGCGCGGTGGATAAAAAGCACCGCTACTTTGGCCCGTACCCCAGTGCCTGGGCGGTCAAGGAAAGTATTCAGTTGCTGCAAAAAGTCTTTCGCCTGCGCACCTGTGAAGACACGGTTTTTGCCAATCGCTCGCGCCCCTGTCTGCTCTATCAGATCAAGCGCTGCACCGGCCCCTGCGTGGACATGATCTCGCCAGAAGCCTATGCGCTGGATGTGCGCAATGCCGAAGCCATGTTGCGCGGTGAAACCAGTGAGCTGCTGCAGCAACTGGAGACGCGCATGATGGCGTATTCTGAAAAGCTCGAATTCGAGCAGGCTGCCGAAGTGCGCAATCAGCTCACGGCCCTGTCACGCGTGCTGCACCAGCAGGCCATCGAAACCACGGACGACAAGGATGTCGATATCCTGGCCGTCAAGGTGCATGGCGGGCGTGCCTGCGTCAACCTGGCCATGGTGCGCGGCGGGCGGCATTTGGGTGACAGGCCTTACTTTCCGGCGAATCTGGGCGATGCAAGCTCTGTGTATTCCAGCGAGGAAGAGGTGGATGCAGCGGCAGTCGCCAAGCCGGTGGAAGAGCAGGTGCTGGAAGCCTTTGTCGCCCAGCACTATGTGGGCGTGGCTGTGCCGCCCACGCTGATCGTCAGCCATGCCGTCGATAAAAAGCTGGTGGCGTTGCTGACCGAGCAAAGCGGTCTGCGCATTACCGTGGTGCAGCAGCCGCGTGAACAGCGCCGCATCTGGCTGGAGATGGCGCAAAAGAACGCCGATATTCAGCTGGCGCGCTTGCTGGCCGAGGAAGGCTCTCAGCAGGCGCGCACGCGCGCACTGGCCGAGGCGCTGGACTTGCCTGTCGATA is from Comamonas fluminis and encodes:
- the uvrC gene encoding excinuclease ABC subunit UvrC, which produces MSSTHSAELLAQVAALPPLPGVYRYFDAAGTLLYVGKAINLKRRVSSYFQKDHGGTRIGHMVSKIVRLETTVVRSEAEALLLENNLIKTLHPKYNILFRDDKSYPYLKITGVAHRDGKEGEPAFQEFPRIAYYRGAVDKKHRYFGPYPSAWAVKESIQLLQKVFRLRTCEDTVFANRSRPCLLYQIKRCTGPCVDMISPEAYALDVRNAEAMLRGETSELLQQLETRMMAYSEKLEFEQAAEVRNQLTALSRVLHQQAIETTDDKDVDILAVKVHGGRACVNLAMVRGGRHLGDRPYFPANLGDASSVYSSEEEVDAAAVAKPVEEQVLEAFVAQHYVGVAVPPTLIVSHAVDKKLVALLTEQSGLRITVVQQPREQRRIWLEMAQKNADIQLARLLAEEGSQQARTRALAEALDLPVDNLDELSIECFDISHTSGENTKASCVVFHHHKMQSSDYRRFNIEGITGGDDYAAMRQVLTRRYKPVADAQREAGGAELTGKQPRLPDLVLVDGGKGQVSMAREVFTELGLDLSRIVGVEKGEGRKVGLEELVFADGREKIYLGHDSAALMLVAQIRDEAHRFAITGMRAARAKVRTGSSSLEEIPGVGPKKRARLLQRFGGVRGVQDASVEDLMTVEGISVTLAEEIYRALH